A window of Toxotes jaculatrix isolate fToxJac2 chromosome 11, fToxJac2.pri, whole genome shotgun sequence genomic DNA:
GCAGCACACGGATACTTTCTATCTCGCCATACCTACAATGTAAAGCACAGACAAGTCAATAACCATCTTGGTTAAATATTAGATTTACGTGTTTCTTTTACATGGTAAAACGTGGTAACGTGTTCGCCATAATGTCTATCAAGTTAATGAATTGCTGATCTGATTTCAAATCATTAGTATCTAATATTTTGCTGGGCTAGcttcatacattttaaaaaggtcCCATAGGTGTTTCTCAGTCAGCTCAGTCGTCACATTTCCTACCCACAGAGATGGACATGGGCTTCTGAAGGAAAGGGGAACAGACAGAATGTGActaaaagcaataaaataacAGTCCAAATACTTCAATTATTGATATTTCTCCAAAGAGTGTGCAGGGTGTGACAATCTATAAAGACAGACGCATAAACCAAGGTGAACAATATCCATTTTAGCCACAAGAGAGGCTACTAACCCTTCTGACCCAGAGCTTTGATTAGACAAACAACTGGTCACCTACCCTGGTTGCACAACTGATGGATCCTGGCTCCCAGCTGTAAAACAAAGAGAGTTTGAATATGTAGGAAACAAAGCTGTATGACATTAGCATATATCCTGTTCTATTCATTGACTGCTTTACagtgaatgaagaaaaatacAGGCCTTATTTTATGTGATCTTACCCCTGGCAGAATCCAAACAGGCTGCCTGAACTGCCTGCACAGTTGAAAGTTTCTCCAGCAGTTGAACACTTTGCATTTCATCAATACCAAGCTCCTGAGGAAAGAATGGAGAATACAATCAGCAATTATCCTTTAAGTCAGGATGACTGGTTTACTAACATAACCTTGCTAAAAATAGAAGGTTTAGGGTATTTCTATTCACAGCTACCAGTCTTATAGGAAAACCCCTGtgcttcatttgtgtgtttttaccatTATCTGCAGCACTTTACAGTTAAAGAGGTCAGTGACAGCTTCCTCACAGTCTTTGTCCAGTTTCAGCACCTGCTCCATAGCCTTCTCTGCCTCACTGTACcgctgcaacacacacaaagacccacaaaaaTATGTTAGTCCAGGCTAATCTTATCGCAAGGGCATACATATGAAGCTATTCAACAGATATTTCTTTGATTACATGCTATATCCCATGACCACAGAAGCCTATACCCACCTTCATGCCCATGAGAGCAGTGCCCTTACGGAAGTGTCCCTTGGGCCAGTCCGGGGCCAGCTGAATGGAGCGTTCGGCGTCCGCCAGGGCCTCAGGGTACTGCTCCAAGCAGTAATAGCAATAGGACCGATTCCCAAAGAACCTACGagacataatttaaaaaatagaaaaggatTACATTACATATGTCTAAAATGTAGACCTTTTTTGTATTAAACTATTCATGACCACAGATGATGTACCTGTTATCCTTTGGATCACATTTGATGGCTTCTGTAAACATAACAATTGCTTGTGCGTACTGCCCCTCTTGCACCAGCTTTATCCCCTTTtctgcaagaaagaaaaaaatgcttgtaAATAATTCTTTGGTGGGCTGTTAACCTGAAGGCTCAACTGAATGCAGTGCCACACACTGACGTCCTTACACAAAGGAACGTGTGATCAATAATTTCCTCCAATGGTTAAACACTAAAAAAGGCTTGCTATCTACACTGCTATTCAGAAATCATTCCTTACCGACTAGTGATGTGCTTTTCTTGGTAATGGTGTCAGTTCCATTTGCCTGTaagaaaaattatattttgataAGTTCATattcacagcaaagaaaaagttCAGATCATTCTCAATCAGAAATGCTAtgatttgattttccttttcaaattaaaagaaaagatgtgCATACATTAACTCCTGACAAAACTGCATATGGATGTTTTTTCAAActgctgaaacagaaaagaagtttCTAACAGCTGACTGAGTGCTTTAGTTTTATGCGTCTCTTACAAAATACAGTAGTCTGACATACAATATGTATTTTAACAACTAAATCAATGCCTTAGTTGCATTAGACCTAGAAAATATAAgaatgtcaacacacacacagcaactaTTTTAAAGGCTGCCATGGTCCAAAGTCCACTTTTCCACACATCAGACTTTGGAACTGCGAGAGGAACAAACTGCTCCCACAATGAAAACAGTGGACAGCTATGACTGGAGCATTAACATTCATTCACCTCTCTCCTGGCCTCGTTCTCCTTGTTTTCTTTGGACTTGCGAGTTGATCCTTTGGGTTTGATATGGCTAGCAGCATTAGCAAAGAAGGCACTGCTCACATCCCACTCAGGGTCCTGTGGGACACAGAAAGTCAGACGTCAAACAAATACCACAGCAACTGATTCAGATATTCAAACTAGAGTTGTCGTATagaatggtgtttttttttattttagtattagGCTTGAGTTAAAACTGATGGCTCTTGACTTGAATGATAGCAACTGAGGAGTCATACATGCATAATACACCAGTATAGTGCCCCTACCTCTTCAGTTGATCTGCCTTGGCTTTTCTGATGCCCTTTGATTCCTAAAGGAGCCATGAGTGGGGTGGCAGCATATTTGTGTGAGGCAGATGatttttcctccttcttctcctctttctgaactctttgtttctcctcttcagcACCACCTTCTGCTTCTGACTCGCTTTCATCCAGTTCAGACTCTGCACCTCCATCTTCGTCCTCATCATCCTAAAGTGTCAGAGCATAAAAATCCCAAGCTGTTCATAGTAAAGGCAAATATAGAGTGCATTCCAAGAAAGAGTAATGTGATTGTTACCTGTTCAGCACTCTCATTTTGCTTAACCTGCTCCTGCTTCTTACGTTTTCGACGACGCTGAAACATATGCAGTACGTCACACATCACCCTTCACACGTAGAGTAATAGACTTACTTATTTAAAAGTGCAACAAATAGAGATTTTTTAAGGGGTATAAGAATTTGTGTGCTCACCTTTCTCTTGGCTTTGCGTCGCTCTGCCCTCCGTCtgaccttctcctcctcactcaaatcctcctctccatttAATACATcctaaacaaatacacacacacacggagttCAGAGAGTGAACACACAGAGTTCTGACAATGCCCTATTAGACTGACACTATTTGTTTACCTGTGACAAAGTGGCATCATCACTTGGGTCAGGGTTTGCGGCACCGCAGTCcatctgctcctcctgctgttgGACAGGGGCACCTGTTGGGAAATACACAGCACATGAGCTCTTTGAAACCTGATTACACTGTCTTCTGTTGTCTTGTGGTGTTCTTATAATGACACAGCATATTGGTAATGTCTGTACAGCAAGTCATTATATATGCACATTATGCTCTCTCATATGGTAATGTGTAGCAAAGTAAGAACATCAGGCTTCTGTTCTTCAGCTCTGCAAAGTAGCCTGACCAGTACATCTCCAATTAAAATTCTTTATTTTACCCATGGAGGGGGAACACCTCTCCAACACAGTGGAAGTGTGTAATGCATAATGCCTGTGAAATATGAGATGAGATGGGCAGCATTATCATTTGATCTCATGACACACTGTGTGTCTACATCCAATGCAAATATTTGACCTGCCATCAGTTATACATGAGATAACGTAAGAGCAAAAGGATAAggcacaaaatgttttgttcataGTTTGACATAACAATAGCAATGATGCTGTGCAATAATGTAACCCTGCACAGGATTAAGTGACTGCATGTTTAAGCATCTGTGCATCTACAGGCATGCAGTCCAGCAagtgcccaaaaaaaaaaaaaaaagaatcgcGTGGATGCCAAATAAAACATGTTCCTCCTTCCTTGTTTATACTCAAATCAAGCCACATAgcctttgattaaaaaaagctATAACGTAGATGTTGTTCAGTGGAGACAGGAAAAGTGGTGCAATCATTTCTTATAAAAAGAACCAGGAAAGCTTGCCATAATatgcacacaaaacagaaaaactgttcGGTGAGATTGATTCaagttgtgtttatttgttggcTTGTGCCTCCACTGCCACAGGCCCAACTTGCAACAAGCAGCTGCCTCAGGTACTGCTGTTTGAGACCACCACGTTTTTTCTCAGAAACTTGGTTGAAAAATAACACAGAGCTGTCACACCACTGCCCTAGACATGTggatgtggtgtgtgtattctgGGGGGGCCGGGGGCATAGATCATATCAAACCAGAACCCTGTTGCTGATTTAGGCCCAAAGGCAGCAGACAAATGGCAAGACAAAAGGAAATATATCACTGGACCGTGCAGGAAATCAGGAGTCTATGTGGTGTCAGATTTCTATTTGCTCAGCAAAGATTTCCAGAGCAGTGACATATTCATACTTGGTCTGTGACTCATGTTGTGACTCGTGGGGCATTGCTAGGACTGATTGCGACTCTCCTACTGCTCAATGTGGTTTTCCTCTAGCAGTGAAAACTCTATGCATTGCATGCTACAACTTTTGTGGGGCAAAAGATGACAAGCAGACGGTGGAGCTCCACATTATCAATATCAACATCACTATCAATATGTATAGATTTTAGAGTAATGAGACAAATGCACTAAAAGTATGATTAGAGAAAGCAACAATCTAACTTTCACCATCTAACTTGCCCGCTGCCTGAAATCAGCTATGTACATtccagaacattttttttactaccAGACTAATTCAGAAAATGGAAGGAATTTCACCTGAATACTAAGAGGAGAGCTACGTTAGCTGAGCATAAGGGGTTACAGGAAGTTAGAACTGTAGCTTTTCAAAAACGTATGGCACCTGATCTCGTGTTAGTATCTCAGGGggaacacacaaactcatggCTGCTGAATTTTAGTACTACAACTTTAATCCAGCAACACTTATGTAAAGAGAAAGTCATGTAAAGTTATGTAAACCAAAATCTATTAAAGCTACATGTTAGCTTGGGGGGTTTCTCAAATGTATTTGGGTCATGGAGGTCGGCCTAATTCTTGGTTACTCTTACAGTGTCATAGTTCTTCTTGGTTttcctgtgttcctgttttGGTAGAAGCTGTTAACCTGGCTATTCACAAAACCACAGCTGCTGCCATTTAAGCACCACAGAAAATGGTAAGAAATGCAGATGTTGAAATTTATTTGGAAATGATGGATTATTAGGAATGGATTG
This region includes:
- the zgc:123010 gene encoding hsp70-Hsp90 organizing protein 1, which gives rise to MVALMKFTRDICRLLGLGSGAPVQQQEEQMDCGAANPDPSDDATLSQDVLNGEEDLSEEEKVRRRAERRKAKRKRRRKRKKQEQVKQNESAEQDDEDEDGGAESELDESESEAEGGAEEEKQRVQKEEKKEEKSSASHKYAATPLMAPLGIKGHQKSQGRSTEEDPEWDVSSAFFANAASHIKPKGSTRKSKENKENEARREANGTDTITKKSTSLVEKGIKLVQEGQYAQAIVMFTEAIKCDPKDNRFFGNRSYCYYCLEQYPEALADAERSIQLAPDWPKGHFRKGTALMGMKRYSEAEKAMEQVLKLDKDCEEAVTDLFNCKVLQIMELGIDEMQSVQLLEKLSTVQAVQAACLDSARAGSQDPSVVQPGSPCPSLWVGNVTTELTEKHLWDLFKMYGEIESIRVLHERFCAFVNFRNANMAARAMEKLNGYCIENTRLVVRYPDRRAPRVLPIPLKTCLPVTQQAGAAAGPRRRGPVNGDECYFWRTTGCHFGDKCRYKHIPDQKGKDRKPWQP